From Granulicella cerasi, a single genomic window includes:
- a CDS encoding glycoside hydrolase family 28 protein: MKTATIASLPLCIALMCMASHAQDTRKVSEPVIPPACVVLNATLHAMNGELREEDESKLDTQRIQQALDHCEAGKSVVLRGDASHEAFLSGPLELRENVALVVERGVTLYASRDPKLYDIEPGGCGVSGPEVRGCKPLLSVKNAKNVAVMGDGAIDGRGGSQVMGKPYTWWQQSRAAQPKDLRYSAPRLIVASHADGLVLYRIHLHNSPNFHVTVAQTDGFTAWGVHILTPTVRGTDARNTDGIDPSTSQNILVTKSWINDGDDNIAIKASVHRMSVIDNHFYSGHGMSIGSEARDEADILVDTLTMDHTTTGIRIKSNVQKGGDVRGVTYRNICMRDVPAPISISPFYTGKSRDDLNGNGMKGTMYPDYKGILLQNVVSTTPGDVQIAGINADHVTELTLDGVVVRGVKPEQIKARYTKVSVGPMGTNLSFSGEGVEMLGKPVAYKSTASCENVFLPYRE, translated from the coding sequence ATGAAGACTGCAACCATCGCGAGTTTGCCGCTCTGCATCGCACTGATGTGCATGGCATCGCACGCGCAAGACACGCGCAAAGTTAGCGAACCTGTAATTCCGCCAGCATGTGTTGTGCTGAACGCCACGCTCCACGCGATGAACGGTGAACTCCGCGAGGAAGATGAGTCGAAGCTGGACACTCAACGCATTCAGCAGGCGCTGGATCACTGCGAGGCGGGCAAGAGTGTCGTGCTGCGCGGTGATGCGAGCCACGAAGCGTTTCTGAGTGGACCATTGGAACTGCGCGAGAACGTCGCGTTGGTGGTCGAGCGAGGGGTAACGCTCTACGCCTCGCGCGACCCGAAGCTCTATGACATTGAGCCAGGAGGCTGCGGTGTGTCGGGGCCGGAAGTGCGTGGATGCAAGCCGCTGCTGAGCGTGAAGAATGCGAAGAATGTTGCGGTGATGGGCGATGGTGCGATCGACGGTCGCGGCGGATCGCAGGTGATGGGCAAGCCCTACACGTGGTGGCAGCAGTCGCGTGCGGCACAGCCGAAGGACCTCCGGTACTCCGCGCCGCGTCTGATCGTGGCAAGCCATGCGGATGGGCTCGTGTTGTATCGCATTCATCTTCACAACTCCCCGAACTTCCATGTAACGGTGGCGCAGACAGACGGATTCACCGCGTGGGGCGTGCATATTCTGACGCCTACGGTGCGTGGCACCGACGCGCGCAATACGGATGGCATCGATCCGAGCACGTCGCAGAACATCCTGGTGACGAAGAGCTGGATCAACGATGGCGATGACAACATCGCGATCAAGGCAAGTGTTCACCGCATGAGCGTGATCGACAATCACTTCTACAGCGGCCACGGAATGTCGATCGGCTCGGAGGCACGTGACGAGGCGGACATCCTCGTGGACACGCTGACGATGGACCACACGACCACTGGCATTCGCATCAAGAGCAACGTGCAGAAGGGCGGTGATGTGCGCGGCGTGACGTATCGCAACATCTGTATGCGCGACGTTCCTGCACCCATATCGATCTCGCCGTTTTACACGGGCAAGAGCCGCGATGACCTCAACGGTAATGGTATGAAGGGCACAATGTATCCGGATTACAAGGGCATCCTCTTGCAGAATGTCGTGAGCACAACTCCCGGCGACGTGCAGATCGCAGGCATCAATGCCGATCATGTGACAGAGTTGACCTTGGATGGTGTGGTGGTGCGCGGTGTGAAGCCTGAGCAGATCAAAGCGCGCTACACGAAGGTGAGCGTTGGGCCGATGGGAACGAATCTTTCGTTCAGCGGCGAAGGTGTGGAGATGCTTGGCAAGCCCGTTGCGTATAAGTCGACGGCATCATGCGAGAACGTGTTTCTGCCGTATCGCGAATAG
- a CDS encoding pectinesterase family protein, producing MLWRHMFSALCLASTAVFAQDVHVHVAQNAKVDATHFPTIQMALDHAADVGPQGKLFLHIAPGVYKERVWVSPRRARTVLLGEGKSASDVVISAGMNAAHSGGTFFTETVEVNADDFAADNITFENTAGPTGQALAIAVSADRAIFKRCRFLGDQDTLFADYGRQYYVDSYIEGGVDFIFGNATAVFDRDEIHILRPGYLTAQSRTNAEQPTGYVIKDSRVTAGDLQGKRFFLGRPWRAYARVVVMRTELPVSLDPRGWSEWKQNAAELAKVSFAEFENKGPGAATQGRASWTRSLSPKEAAGYEPKVFLAGADHWDAPVEAAKLP from the coding sequence ATGTTGTGGCGCCACATGTTTTCCGCTTTGTGTCTCGCATCGACCGCAGTGTTCGCGCAGGATGTGCATGTTCACGTTGCACAGAATGCGAAGGTCGATGCCACGCATTTTCCAACGATCCAGATGGCGCTGGATCACGCCGCTGATGTGGGGCCGCAGGGAAAGCTGTTTCTTCACATCGCCCCTGGCGTCTATAAGGAGCGCGTGTGGGTTTCTCCGCGACGAGCGCGCACGGTTCTTCTTGGCGAAGGGAAGTCCGCTTCTGATGTGGTCATCAGCGCGGGGATGAACGCAGCTCATAGCGGCGGAACTTTCTTCACGGAAACCGTTGAGGTCAACGCCGATGATTTCGCCGCGGATAACATCACCTTCGAGAACACCGCTGGGCCTACCGGGCAGGCGCTTGCGATTGCCGTAAGCGCCGATCGCGCGATCTTCAAGCGCTGCCGTTTCCTCGGAGACCAGGACACGCTTTTTGCCGACTACGGTCGGCAGTATTACGTGGACTCTTACATCGAGGGCGGAGTTGATTTCATCTTCGGCAATGCGACAGCGGTCTTTGATCGCGACGAGATTCACATCCTGCGTCCTGGCTATCTCACAGCGCAGTCGCGGACCAACGCAGAGCAGCCCACCGGATATGTGATCAAGGATTCGCGGGTGACTGCGGGCGACCTTCAAGGCAAGCGCTTCTTCCTCGGCCGACCTTGGCGCGCTTACGCTCGTGTCGTCGTGATGAGGACGGAACTTCCCGTTTCGCTCGATCCGCGTGGATGGTCAGAATGGAAGCAAAACGCCGCTGAGCTGGCGAAGGTATCGTTCGCGGAGTTTGAAAACAAGGGGCCGGGCGCAGCCACGCAAGGCCGTGCTTCCTGGACGCGCTCTTTATCGCCGAAAGAAGCGGCCGGCTATGAGCCGAAGGTGTTTCTTGCGGGCGCGGACCATTGGGATGCACCGGTTGAAGCTGCGAAGCTGCCTTAG
- a CDS encoding tagaturonate epimerase family protein, with protein MKLPKFSVGVGDRFAHQAKAQLQACILAERAGAEVVPVWNKSNREHMIIGSEPSTTRTKADEAVRELGWTKPYFVDADHINLATFERFVQPCDFFTIDVADNIGKKFDEAEIAKFVERHPELIGEIAIPHVDQPFQTDRAFVEKVAKQFLAAVQEAGRIYRAVAEKKGHEDFVAEVSMDETDDPQTPVELLIILAAIADEKVPIQTIAPKFTGRFNKGVDYVGDVDQFRKEFREDLATIAYAVDRYDLPKALKLSVHSGSDKYSIYAPIREALAEFNAGVHLKTAGTTWLEELIGLAEAGGEALVLAKEVYAQAYDHAEELCAPYATVIDIQPARLPKPEEVNAWTSEQFVNALRHEGDLPEYNPDFRQLLHVGFKIAAKMGKRYTDALEQNEEVVGRNVTRNLYERHIRPIFVP; from the coding sequence ATGAAGCTCCCTAAGTTCTCTGTTGGTGTTGGTGATCGTTTTGCGCATCAGGCAAAGGCGCAACTACAGGCGTGCATTCTCGCGGAGAGAGCTGGCGCAGAGGTTGTTCCCGTATGGAACAAGTCGAACCGCGAGCACATGATCATCGGCTCTGAGCCATCGACAACGCGTACGAAGGCTGATGAAGCTGTGCGAGAGCTCGGATGGACGAAGCCATATTTCGTGGACGCGGACCACATCAACCTCGCGACCTTCGAGCGCTTTGTGCAGCCGTGCGACTTCTTCACCATCGATGTTGCGGACAACATCGGAAAGAAATTCGACGAAGCAGAGATCGCGAAGTTCGTCGAGCGTCACCCGGAGTTGATCGGCGAAATCGCAATCCCTCATGTGGATCAGCCGTTCCAAACGGACCGTGCTTTCGTGGAGAAGGTCGCCAAGCAGTTCCTCGCTGCTGTGCAGGAGGCGGGCCGCATCTACCGCGCGGTGGCAGAGAAGAAGGGGCACGAAGATTTCGTCGCAGAGGTGTCGATGGACGAGACCGACGATCCGCAGACGCCCGTGGAGTTGCTCATCATCCTCGCCGCGATCGCGGACGAGAAGGTTCCCATCCAGACCATCGCGCCGAAGTTCACGGGACGCTTCAATAAGGGCGTGGATTACGTTGGCGATGTAGACCAGTTCCGCAAAGAATTCCGCGAAGATCTCGCGACGATCGCGTACGCGGTGGATCGCTACGATCTGCCGAAGGCCTTGAAGCTCAGCGTTCACTCGGGGTCAGACAAGTATTCGATCTATGCGCCGATCCGCGAGGCGTTGGCTGAGTTCAACGCTGGCGTACATCTGAAGACCGCCGGCACCACATGGCTTGAAGAGTTGATCGGCCTCGCCGAAGCCGGCGGCGAGGCTCTCGTGTTGGCGAAGGAGGTCTATGCGCAAGCGTATGACCATGCGGAAGAGCTTTGTGCTCCCTATGCCACGGTGATCGACATTCAGCCTGCGCGCCTGCCGAAGCCTGAGGAGGTCAACGCGTGGACGAGTGAGCAGTTCGTGAACGCGCTTCGTCACGAAGGTGATTTGCCCGAGTACAACCCGGACTTCCGTCAATTGCTGCACGTTGGTTTCAAGATTGCCGCGAAGATGGGCAAGCGCTACACCGATGCTCTCGAGCAGAATGAAGAGGTTGTAGGTCGCAATGTGACGCGCAACTTGTACGAGCGCCACATCCGTCCGATCTTCGTTCCGTAA